GATGCCCAAGTCAACAACGTCACCAAAACCCTCTTCAAAAAATACCAAAAACCAGAAGACTACGCCAACGCCGACATAACAGAACTCGAAAAAGACATCCACTCAACAGGCTTTTATCACAACAAAGCCAAAAACCTAAAGGCATGCTGTCAAATGCTGGTTGAAAAATTCCATTCTCAAGTCCCAAAAACCATGGAAGAACTGCTGGAACTCCCAGGGGTAGCACGCAAAACCGCCAACATAGTCCTTTTCAACTCATTTGGCATCACCGCAGGTATCGCAGTAGATACACATGTACGTAGACTTTCGCAACGATTGGGCTTAACCCAAACAGATAATCCCCAAAAAATTGAGCAGGACCTGATGACGATTACGCCTAAAGAGAAATGGATGCCGCTCACAGACTTGCTGATTTATCATGGCAGGGCAGTTTGTAACGCAAAAAAACCCAAATGCGAGATTTGTGTGCTGAATCAGATTTGCCCATCAGCCTTCACGTTTAGCAGTTAATTCGCCAAGTTTTTATGCCTGCAACTTCATAGTTTTCTTGAGGGTTTTTTATGGTTAAACAAGTTGAAGTGGGCGATAAGGCTCCGGATTTTATTTTACCTGACACTGAAATGAAAATGCGAAGTCTAAAAGAGTTCTTAGGAGAAAAAGTTGTGCTTGCCTTTTTTGTGAGCGCCTTTACCAGCACCTGCACCCAAGAAGCATGCAGCTTTCGTGATTCGATGTCAAGGCTAACCGATATGAAAGCACAGGTTATTGGAATCAGCGTTAATGACCCCTTCTCTAACAAAGCTTTTTCAGAAAAAAACAGGCTGCCTTTTCCGGTGTTAAGTGACCACACTAGGGAAACGATAAGGGC
This region of Candidatus Bathyarchaeota archaeon genomic DNA includes:
- a CDS encoding endonuclease III; translation: DAQVNNVTKTLFKKYQKPEDYANADITELEKDIHSTGFYHNKAKNLKACCQMLVEKFHSQVPKTMEELLELPGVARKTANIVLFNSFGITAGIAVDTHVRRLSQRLGLTQTDNPQKIEQDLMTITPKEKWMPLTDLLIYHGRAVCNAKKPKCEICVLNQICPSAFTFSS
- a CDS encoding redoxin domain-containing protein, translating into MVKQVEVGDKAPDFILPDTEMKMRSLKEFLGEKVVLAFFVSAFTSTCTQEACSFRDSMSRLTDMKAQVIGISVNDPFSNKAFSEKNRLPFPVLSDHTRETIRAYGLEMPDFAGLKGYSVAKRSIVIIDKDGIVQWMWVSENSEVEPDYEQVQKAVEQVK